The Streptomyces achromogenes DNA segment AGGCGCCCACCTCGGCCGCCGTGACGATCCCGGCGCTGTGGACGCCGGTCACCCCGACGCCGCCCGCCCGGAGGAAGTCCGCGAAGAGGGCGGCCACGTCGTCCGGGTAGGCCGCCGCGACGGCCACGCGTGCGGCCCCGAGCTCCCGGGCCGCCCGTACGAAGGCGAACGAGGTCGAGGAGGCCGGCGTTCCGGCGCTGGTGGCCAGGGCGCGCACCTGCTCCTGGGCGCCCTCCCAGCCGTGCACGAAGCCGCCGCTGGTGCTCGCCCACACGATCGCCTCGACGCCCGCGAGCCGCAGTTGCGCGACGCCCTCCGCCAACTGCTCGGGCGCGCCCTTCGACCGCAGGGCGTCGACCCGGTGGGCGTCGCCGCCGGCGCCGGTGTGGACGAGGTCCAGCCGGACGTCGCTGCCCAGGAGCTGCTCGATGCGCGGGTAGTCGTCCTCGGCCGAGTGGCCCGGGTAGAGGAATCCGAGTGCGGTCATGTCCAGCCTTTCCTGCTGCTCTTCTCCCGGCAGTGCCGGCGGCGGGTCCCGCGGCGGGAGCCGGCCTCCGGCGGTTCGGTGGGCCGCACGCGCGCCGGGATGTCCGGCGGCGCTCCACGGTCCCACCGCCCGGGTACCCAGTCGGCGCAACGCCGCCCACACGGTCACCTGGTTGGCCGAGATGAGCGGGTTACGAGGTGGGGCCGCCCGCCGGGGACGCTCGGCCCGCCTCTGCCGGGCACTCCCCCCGGGGTCCGCCCACGCAGCGGGGCCCGCGCGGCGCCGGTGGGCAACGTGCCGTCGGCGCAGCCGTGTTGACGACGGTGGCTCCCGATGCCAACG contains these protein-coding regions:
- a CDS encoding maleate cis-trans isomerase family protein; protein product: MTALGFLYPGHSAEDDYPRIEQLLGSDVRLDLVHTGAGGDAHRVDALRSKGAPEQLAEGVAQLRLAGVEAIVWASTSGGFVHGWEGAQEQVRALATSAGTPASSTSFAFVRAARELGAARVAVAAAYPDDVAALFADFLRAGGVGVTGVHSAGIVTAAEVGAWGEAEVFALARAADSPEAQAVLLPGTALHTAAYLPELEKELAKPVLTANQVTVWEALRLTDRRVNAPGLGALFTREPVVQV